In one window of Denticeps clupeoides chromosome 2, fDenClu1.1, whole genome shotgun sequence DNA:
- the LOC114784304 gene encoding glycogen debranching enzyme-like isoform X1 encodes MARPERTLFRLERGFELQFRLGPTLQGRAVRVYTNYPAQGQKFDRSRFRSLEWINPTRGEADSEKFCKLDLEVAGSYQYYFGCGDEDRAGSGYIVVDPVLHVGPSSQVLPLNCITSQTYLAKCLGPLDEWLDRLRVAKEAGYNMIHFTPLQPLGQSRSCYALTDQLELNPDFSPPGKSYTWTDVGNLVARVKTEWNVLCITDVVYNHTAVNSEWLQLHPECGYNLVNTPHLKPAWVLDRALWHFSCDVADGKFCHQGLSALIEDEKSLSVLRTVLWKEVFPQIRLWEFFQVNVDKTTEQFRNLLKEGCKPVSGSARDLPDLNVVPDPQNRRFGSTVDMSAALEHFARNGLLTFYSSDIPECCMMFRRRLEEINAEFYKQMCCHLEQATNCIVGNVVYERLADHGPKLGPISRQHPIVTMYFTFPFEETSLQQEMHLMHEADKACYFMTLNGWVMGDDPLRSFAEPGSHVYLRRELICWGDSVKLRYGEKPDDCPYLWARMKEYTEITAKHFAGVRLDNCHSTPLHVAEYMLGVARAVRSDLYVLAELFTGSEQLDNVFVTRLGITSIIREAMSALDSHEEGRLVYRFGGEPVGSFVQPSLRPLVPAIAHTMFLDVTHDNECPIQVRSVYDTLPCAAIVSMACCATGSTRGYDELVPHQISVRKEERFYTKWNPEATPSSVEEVNLQTGIIAGKLALNRLHQEMATKGFTQVYVDQADEDIVTITRHNPHTHQSVVAVCRTAFKNPETHHFREEVPAVFIPGQVEEVMLEARTVQRNTVSYVKDERSINGLRSYTVEIRENIQVQDSNVVKKAEVIPKGHGEFVHKIEFGHLTPGSVVLFRVNLDLNSQEMVGILRGHLAQFSQQYKAGSLPDPKGPEILKTNLKLLMSKLSLADLNMLLFRCEAEENEDRGGCYNIPSWMSLKYAGLQGMISVMSEIRPKNDLGHPFCENLRQGDWMIDYISNRLVTKDGPLQEVGKWLQAMLIHLKHMPRYLVPCYFDAILVGAYSTALDAAFKQMSRFVQNGSTLVKQVALCSVQMCGVGRVPALPSLSPSLHDVPHRLNTVTHQQEQCCVSIAAGLPHFSSGIFRCWGRDTFISLRGLMLLTGRHLEARNIILAFAGTLRHGLIPNLLGEGVGARYNCRDAVWWWLQCIQDYCKLVPNGTSILTCPVSRMYPTDDADPQPAGTGEQPLYDVIQEAMQRHMQGIEFRERNAGPQIDRNMRSEGFNVEAKVNLDTGFVYGGNRFNCGTWMDKMGESDKAHNRGIPATPRDGSAVEIVGLSKSAVRWLAELHRNGLFPYCSVTIDRAGQLVCVPYEDWNRKIQENFEKLFFVSHDPNDPSEKHPDLVHKRVIYKDSLGASSPWCDYQLRPNFTIAMVVAPELFSVDRAWKALEMAEQKLLGPLGMKTLDPDDMVYCGIYDNALDNCNYNVAKGFNYHQGPEWLWPVGFFLRAKLCFSKRLGEDVYGQTVRLAKNVLSQHYLHLERSPWKGLPELTNKNGQYCPFSCETQAWSVATVLEVLYDL; translated from the exons TGGAGCGAG GCTTTGAGCTCCAGTTCAGACTGGGGCCTACGCTCCAAGGGAGGGCGGTGCGTGTGTACACCAACTACCCTGCACAAGGACAGAAGTTCGACCGCAGCAGGTTCAGGTCCCTGGAGTGGATCAACCCCACCAGGGGAGAGGCCGACTCGGAAAAGTTCTGTAAGCTGGACCTGGAGGTGGCTGGATCCTACCAGTACTACTTcggctgtgg GGATGAGGACCGAGCAGGCAGCGGCTACATCGTGGTGGATCCCGTGCTTCATGTGGGGCCCAGCAGTCAGGTTCTCCCCCTCAACTGCATCACCAGTCAGACCTACCTGGCCAAGTGCCTGGGACCACTGGACGAGTGGCTGGACAGGCTCCGCGTGGCTAAGGAAGCCG GCTACAACATGATCCACTTCACACCTCTACAGCCTCTGGGGCAGTCGCGTTCCTGCTACGCCTTAACTGATCAGCTGGAGCTGAACCCAGACTTCTCTCCGCCTGGGAAGAGCTACACCTGGACAGATGTGGGGAACTTGGTGGCCAGAGTGAAGACGGAGTGGAACGTGTTGTGCATCACCGATGTCGTATACAATCATACGG CCGTGAACAGTGAGTGGCTGCAGCTCCACCCGGAGTGTGGCTACAACCTGGTGAACACTCCGCACCTGAAGCCCGCCTGGGTTCTGGACCGGGCCCTCTGGCACTTCAGCTGCGATGTGGCTGATGGAAAGTTCTGCCACCAGGGCCTGTCGGCGCTCATAGAGGATGAGAAATCTCTGAGT GTATTACGGACGGTTCTCTGGAAAGAAGTCTTCCCTCAGATTAGGCTGTGGGAGTTTTTCCAGGTGAACGTGGACAAAACTACGGAGCAGTTTAGGAATTTGCTGAAGGAAG GCTGTAAACCGGTAAGCGGCAGCGCAAGGGACCTGCCTGATCTAAATGTAGTTCCAGACCCACAAAACAGGCGCTTTGGCAGCACCGTGGATATGAGTGCAGCGCTGGAGCACTTTGCTAGGAATGG TCTGTTAACATTTTACAGTAGCGACATCCCAGAATGCTGCATGATGTTCAGGAGGAGGCTGGAAGAGATAAATGCAGAGTTTTACAAGCAGATGTGCTGCCATCTGGAGCAG GCAACaaactgcattgtgggaaatgtagtttatGAACGTCTTGCTGACCATGGCCCTAAACTGGGGCCTATAAGCCGCCAGCACCCTATTGTGACAAT GTATTTTACCTTCCCGTTTGAGGAGACATCCCTACAACAGGAGATGCATCTAATGCATGAAGCAGACAAAGCCTGTTACTTCATGACCCTTAATGGCTGGGTGATGGGGGATGACCCTCTGAGGAGCTTTGCAGAACCGG GGTCTCATGTGTACCTGAGAAGAGAGCTGATTTGCTGGGGGGACAGTGTGAAGCTGCGTTATGGGGAGAAGCCTGACGACTGCCCGTACCTCTGGGCCCGCATGAAGGAGTACACAGAGATCACAGCCAAGCACTTTGCCGGAGTCCGTCTGGACAACTGCCATTCCACACCGCTGCATGTTGCTGAG TACATGTTGGGCGTGGCTCGTGCGGTCCGGTCTGACCTGTATGTGTTGGCTGAGCTCTTCACCGGCAGCGAGCAGCTGGACAATGTGTTTGTGACTCGACTTGGCATCACTTCCATCATCAGAG AGGCCATGAGTGCTCTGGACAGCCATGAGGAGGGCAGGCTAGTCTACCGTTTTGGTGGGGAGCCCGTTGGCTCATTTGTCCAACCCAGCCTGAGGCCACTGGTGCCTGCCATCGCCCACACCATGTTTCTGGATGTCACCCATGACAACGAGTGCCCCATTCAG GTCCGATCTGTGTACGACACTCTCCCATGCGCTGCCATTGTCTCCATGGCTTGTTGTGCCACAGGCAGCACTAGGGGATATGATGAGCTGGTCCCTCACCAG ATCTCAGTAAGGAAAGAAGAGCGCTTCTACACTAAATGGAATCCAGAGGCGACACCTTCCTCTGTCGAAGAAGTGAATTTGCAGACAGGCATCATAGCAGGCAAACTGGCCTTGAACAGGCTGCACCAGGAGATGGCGACTAAGGGCTTCACTCAG GTTTATGTGGATCAGGCAGACGAGGACATTGTGACAATCACCAGgcacaacccacacacacaccagtcagtGGTGGCCGTGTGCCGAACTGCATTCAAAAACCCAGAGACACACCACTTCAGAGAAGAGGTTCCAGCTGTGTTCATTCCCG GTCAAGTAGAAGAGGTGATGCTGGAGGCTCGGACAGTGCAGAGAAACACCGTCTCATACGTGAAAGATGAGAGGAGCATTAACGGGCTGCGCAGCTACACAGTAGAGATCAGAGAGAACATTCAG GTGCAAGACAGTAATGTTGTGAAAAAGGCAGAGGTGATTCCAAAGGGTCACGGTGAATTTGTGCACAAGATAGAGTTTGGCCATCTCACTCCTGGAAGTGTTGTTCttttcag GGTCAACCTAGACCTCAACTCCCAGGAGATGGTGGGGATACTGAGGGGTCACCTCGCCCAATTTAGCCAACAGTACAAAGCTGGGAGCCTCCCTGACCCCAAAGGGCCTGAAATACTGAAAACGAACCTGAAACT TCTTATGTCCAAGTTGAGCCTGGCGGATTTGAACATGCTTCTGTTCCGCTGTGAAGCTGAGGAGAATGAGGACCGAGGAGGCTGCTACAACATCCCTTCCTGGATGTCTCTGAAATATGCTGGCCTGCAAG gCATGATATCTGTGATGTCCGAAATACGTCCCAAAAATGACCTGGGGCATCCGTTCTGTGAGAACTTGAGACAAGGCGACTGGATGATTGACTACATCAGCAACCGCCTGGTGACCAAAGATGGACCCTTACAGGAG GTGGGAAAGTGGCTTCAGGCCATGTTAATCCACCTGAAGCACATGCCGCGCTACCTGGTCCCTTGCTACTTTGACGCCATTCTTGTTGGGGCATATTCCACTGCTTTAGATGCTGCTTTCAAGCAGATGTCAAG GTTTGTGCAGAATGGCTCCACCCTAGTGAAGCAGGTAGCCCTTTGCTCAGTGCAGATGTGTGGCGTGGGGCGTGTTCCTGCACTGCCATCCCTCTCCCCATCTCTGCATGACGTCCCCCATCGCCTCAACACAGTAACACACCAGCAGGAGCAGTGCTGTGTTTCCATTGCTGCAG GGTTGCCTCATTTCTCCTCTGGGATCTTCCGCTGCTGGGGACGGGACACTTTCATTTCCTTGCGTGGACTCATGCTGCTGACCGGACGCCACCTGGAAGCTAG GAATATCATCCTGGCCTTTGCTGGCACTCTGAGACATGGACTCATCCCTAACCTGCTTGGGGAAGGCGTGGGTGCCCGCTACAACTGTCGTGATGCGGTGTGGTGGTGGCTTCAGTGCATCCAGGACTACTGCAAACTTGTGCCCAATGGCACCAGCATCCTCACCTGCCCGGTGTCGCGCATGTACCCCACCGACGACGCCGACCCACAGCCGGCAGGAACTGGG GAGCAGCCACTGTACGATGTCATCCAGGAAGCCATGCAGCGCCACATGCAGGGGATCGAGTTTAGAGAAAGGAATGCTGGTCCACAGATTGACAGAAATATGAGATCTGAAG GTTTCAATGTTGAGGCTAAAGTTAATCTCGACACAGGATTTGTTTATGGTGGGAACAGGTTCAACTGTGGCACCTGGATGGACAAAATGGGAGAGAGTGATAAAGCCCATAACAGAGGCATACCGGCCACGCCCAG GGATGGTTCTGCGGTGGAGATTGTGGGACTCAGTAAATCTGCGGTGCGCTGGTTGGCAGAACTCCACAGGAACGGTCTTTTCCCATATTGTTCAGTCACCATTGACAGAGCTG GTCAACTTGTATGTGTGCCTTACGAAGATTGGAACAGAAAAATACAGGAGAATTTCGAGAAGCTGTTCtttgtgtcacatgacccaaaCGATCCCAGTGAGAAGCACCCTGATTTGGTCCATAAAAGAGTCATTTATAAGGACAGCCTGGGGGCTTCCAGCCCATGGTGTGATTACCAGCTCAGGCCTAATTTTACGATCGCTATGGTGGTG GCTCCTGAGCTGTTTTCAGTGGATAGGGCTTGGAAGGCGTTAGAGATGGCAGAGCAGAAACTCTTGGGTCCCTTGGGAATGAAGACCCTTGACCCAGA TGACATGGTATACTGCGGTATCTATGACAATGCCCTGGATAACTGCAATTACAATGTGGCTAAAGGCTTCAACTACCATCAAGGGCCT GAATGGCTTTGGCCGGTGGGCTTCTTCCTCCGTGCCAAACTCTGCTTTTCTAAGAGACTTGGTGAGGACGTCTATGGTCAGACTGTGCGTTTGGCAAAGAACGTTCTTTCCCAGCACTATCTCCATTTAGAAAG GTCTCCATGGAAGGGTCTACCAGAACTGACCAATAAGAATGGGCAGTACTGCCCCTTTAGTTGTGAAACCCAGGCTTGGTCAGTTGCCACTGTTCTGGAAGTTCTTTATGATTTGTGA
- the LOC114784304 gene encoding glycogen debranching enzyme-like isoform X2, producing MARPERTLFRLERGFELQFRLGPTLQGRAVRVYTNYPAQGQKFDRSRFRSLEWINPTRGEADSEKFCKLDLEVAGSYQYYFGCGDEDRAGSGYIVVDPVLHVGPSSQVLPLNCITSQTYLAKCLGPLDEWLDRLRVAKEAGYNMIHFTPLQPLGQSRSCYALTDQLELNPDFSPPGKSYTWTDVGNLVARVKTEWNVLCITDVVYNHTAVNSEWLQLHPECGYNLVNTPHLKPAWVLDRALWHFSCDVADGKFCHQGLSALIEDEKSLSVLRTVLWKEVFPQIRLWEFFQVNVDKTTEQFRNLLKEGCKPVSGSARDLPDLNVVPDPQNRRFGSTVDMSAALEHFARNGSDIPECCMMFRRRLEEINAEFYKQMCCHLEQATNCIVGNVVYERLADHGPKLGPISRQHPIVTMYFTFPFEETSLQQEMHLMHEADKACYFMTLNGWVMGDDPLRSFAEPGSHVYLRRELICWGDSVKLRYGEKPDDCPYLWARMKEYTEITAKHFAGVRLDNCHSTPLHVAEYMLGVARAVRSDLYVLAELFTGSEQLDNVFVTRLGITSIIREAMSALDSHEEGRLVYRFGGEPVGSFVQPSLRPLVPAIAHTMFLDVTHDNECPIQVRSVYDTLPCAAIVSMACCATGSTRGYDELVPHQISVRKEERFYTKWNPEATPSSVEEVNLQTGIIAGKLALNRLHQEMATKGFTQVYVDQADEDIVTITRHNPHTHQSVVAVCRTAFKNPETHHFREEVPAVFIPGQVEEVMLEARTVQRNTVSYVKDERSINGLRSYTVEIRENIQVQDSNVVKKAEVIPKGHGEFVHKIEFGHLTPGSVVLFRVNLDLNSQEMVGILRGHLAQFSQQYKAGSLPDPKGPEILKTNLKLLMSKLSLADLNMLLFRCEAEENEDRGGCYNIPSWMSLKYAGLQGMISVMSEIRPKNDLGHPFCENLRQGDWMIDYISNRLVTKDGPLQEVGKWLQAMLIHLKHMPRYLVPCYFDAILVGAYSTALDAAFKQMSRFVQNGSTLVKQVALCSVQMCGVGRVPALPSLSPSLHDVPHRLNTVTHQQEQCCVSIAAGLPHFSSGIFRCWGRDTFISLRGLMLLTGRHLEARNIILAFAGTLRHGLIPNLLGEGVGARYNCRDAVWWWLQCIQDYCKLVPNGTSILTCPVSRMYPTDDADPQPAGTGEQPLYDVIQEAMQRHMQGIEFRERNAGPQIDRNMRSEGFNVEAKVNLDTGFVYGGNRFNCGTWMDKMGESDKAHNRGIPATPRDGSAVEIVGLSKSAVRWLAELHRNGLFPYCSVTIDRAGQLVCVPYEDWNRKIQENFEKLFFVSHDPNDPSEKHPDLVHKRVIYKDSLGASSPWCDYQLRPNFTIAMVVAPELFSVDRAWKALEMAEQKLLGPLGMKTLDPDDMVYCGIYDNALDNCNYNVAKGFNYHQGPEWLWPVGFFLRAKLCFSKRLGEDVYGQTVRLAKNVLSQHYLHLERSPWKGLPELTNKNGQYCPFSCETQAWSVATVLEVLYDL from the exons TGGAGCGAG GCTTTGAGCTCCAGTTCAGACTGGGGCCTACGCTCCAAGGGAGGGCGGTGCGTGTGTACACCAACTACCCTGCACAAGGACAGAAGTTCGACCGCAGCAGGTTCAGGTCCCTGGAGTGGATCAACCCCACCAGGGGAGAGGCCGACTCGGAAAAGTTCTGTAAGCTGGACCTGGAGGTGGCTGGATCCTACCAGTACTACTTcggctgtgg GGATGAGGACCGAGCAGGCAGCGGCTACATCGTGGTGGATCCCGTGCTTCATGTGGGGCCCAGCAGTCAGGTTCTCCCCCTCAACTGCATCACCAGTCAGACCTACCTGGCCAAGTGCCTGGGACCACTGGACGAGTGGCTGGACAGGCTCCGCGTGGCTAAGGAAGCCG GCTACAACATGATCCACTTCACACCTCTACAGCCTCTGGGGCAGTCGCGTTCCTGCTACGCCTTAACTGATCAGCTGGAGCTGAACCCAGACTTCTCTCCGCCTGGGAAGAGCTACACCTGGACAGATGTGGGGAACTTGGTGGCCAGAGTGAAGACGGAGTGGAACGTGTTGTGCATCACCGATGTCGTATACAATCATACGG CCGTGAACAGTGAGTGGCTGCAGCTCCACCCGGAGTGTGGCTACAACCTGGTGAACACTCCGCACCTGAAGCCCGCCTGGGTTCTGGACCGGGCCCTCTGGCACTTCAGCTGCGATGTGGCTGATGGAAAGTTCTGCCACCAGGGCCTGTCGGCGCTCATAGAGGATGAGAAATCTCTGAGT GTATTACGGACGGTTCTCTGGAAAGAAGTCTTCCCTCAGATTAGGCTGTGGGAGTTTTTCCAGGTGAACGTGGACAAAACTACGGAGCAGTTTAGGAATTTGCTGAAGGAAG GCTGTAAACCGGTAAGCGGCAGCGCAAGGGACCTGCCTGATCTAAATGTAGTTCCAGACCCACAAAACAGGCGCTTTGGCAGCACCGTGGATATGAGTGCAGCGCTGGAGCACTTTGCTAGGAATGG TAGCGACATCCCAGAATGCTGCATGATGTTCAGGAGGAGGCTGGAAGAGATAAATGCAGAGTTTTACAAGCAGATGTGCTGCCATCTGGAGCAG GCAACaaactgcattgtgggaaatgtagtttatGAACGTCTTGCTGACCATGGCCCTAAACTGGGGCCTATAAGCCGCCAGCACCCTATTGTGACAAT GTATTTTACCTTCCCGTTTGAGGAGACATCCCTACAACAGGAGATGCATCTAATGCATGAAGCAGACAAAGCCTGTTACTTCATGACCCTTAATGGCTGGGTGATGGGGGATGACCCTCTGAGGAGCTTTGCAGAACCGG GGTCTCATGTGTACCTGAGAAGAGAGCTGATTTGCTGGGGGGACAGTGTGAAGCTGCGTTATGGGGAGAAGCCTGACGACTGCCCGTACCTCTGGGCCCGCATGAAGGAGTACACAGAGATCACAGCCAAGCACTTTGCCGGAGTCCGTCTGGACAACTGCCATTCCACACCGCTGCATGTTGCTGAG TACATGTTGGGCGTGGCTCGTGCGGTCCGGTCTGACCTGTATGTGTTGGCTGAGCTCTTCACCGGCAGCGAGCAGCTGGACAATGTGTTTGTGACTCGACTTGGCATCACTTCCATCATCAGAG AGGCCATGAGTGCTCTGGACAGCCATGAGGAGGGCAGGCTAGTCTACCGTTTTGGTGGGGAGCCCGTTGGCTCATTTGTCCAACCCAGCCTGAGGCCACTGGTGCCTGCCATCGCCCACACCATGTTTCTGGATGTCACCCATGACAACGAGTGCCCCATTCAG GTCCGATCTGTGTACGACACTCTCCCATGCGCTGCCATTGTCTCCATGGCTTGTTGTGCCACAGGCAGCACTAGGGGATATGATGAGCTGGTCCCTCACCAG ATCTCAGTAAGGAAAGAAGAGCGCTTCTACACTAAATGGAATCCAGAGGCGACACCTTCCTCTGTCGAAGAAGTGAATTTGCAGACAGGCATCATAGCAGGCAAACTGGCCTTGAACAGGCTGCACCAGGAGATGGCGACTAAGGGCTTCACTCAG GTTTATGTGGATCAGGCAGACGAGGACATTGTGACAATCACCAGgcacaacccacacacacaccagtcagtGGTGGCCGTGTGCCGAACTGCATTCAAAAACCCAGAGACACACCACTTCAGAGAAGAGGTTCCAGCTGTGTTCATTCCCG GTCAAGTAGAAGAGGTGATGCTGGAGGCTCGGACAGTGCAGAGAAACACCGTCTCATACGTGAAAGATGAGAGGAGCATTAACGGGCTGCGCAGCTACACAGTAGAGATCAGAGAGAACATTCAG GTGCAAGACAGTAATGTTGTGAAAAAGGCAGAGGTGATTCCAAAGGGTCACGGTGAATTTGTGCACAAGATAGAGTTTGGCCATCTCACTCCTGGAAGTGTTGTTCttttcag GGTCAACCTAGACCTCAACTCCCAGGAGATGGTGGGGATACTGAGGGGTCACCTCGCCCAATTTAGCCAACAGTACAAAGCTGGGAGCCTCCCTGACCCCAAAGGGCCTGAAATACTGAAAACGAACCTGAAACT TCTTATGTCCAAGTTGAGCCTGGCGGATTTGAACATGCTTCTGTTCCGCTGTGAAGCTGAGGAGAATGAGGACCGAGGAGGCTGCTACAACATCCCTTCCTGGATGTCTCTGAAATATGCTGGCCTGCAAG gCATGATATCTGTGATGTCCGAAATACGTCCCAAAAATGACCTGGGGCATCCGTTCTGTGAGAACTTGAGACAAGGCGACTGGATGATTGACTACATCAGCAACCGCCTGGTGACCAAAGATGGACCCTTACAGGAG GTGGGAAAGTGGCTTCAGGCCATGTTAATCCACCTGAAGCACATGCCGCGCTACCTGGTCCCTTGCTACTTTGACGCCATTCTTGTTGGGGCATATTCCACTGCTTTAGATGCTGCTTTCAAGCAGATGTCAAG GTTTGTGCAGAATGGCTCCACCCTAGTGAAGCAGGTAGCCCTTTGCTCAGTGCAGATGTGTGGCGTGGGGCGTGTTCCTGCACTGCCATCCCTCTCCCCATCTCTGCATGACGTCCCCCATCGCCTCAACACAGTAACACACCAGCAGGAGCAGTGCTGTGTTTCCATTGCTGCAG GGTTGCCTCATTTCTCCTCTGGGATCTTCCGCTGCTGGGGACGGGACACTTTCATTTCCTTGCGTGGACTCATGCTGCTGACCGGACGCCACCTGGAAGCTAG GAATATCATCCTGGCCTTTGCTGGCACTCTGAGACATGGACTCATCCCTAACCTGCTTGGGGAAGGCGTGGGTGCCCGCTACAACTGTCGTGATGCGGTGTGGTGGTGGCTTCAGTGCATCCAGGACTACTGCAAACTTGTGCCCAATGGCACCAGCATCCTCACCTGCCCGGTGTCGCGCATGTACCCCACCGACGACGCCGACCCACAGCCGGCAGGAACTGGG GAGCAGCCACTGTACGATGTCATCCAGGAAGCCATGCAGCGCCACATGCAGGGGATCGAGTTTAGAGAAAGGAATGCTGGTCCACAGATTGACAGAAATATGAGATCTGAAG GTTTCAATGTTGAGGCTAAAGTTAATCTCGACACAGGATTTGTTTATGGTGGGAACAGGTTCAACTGTGGCACCTGGATGGACAAAATGGGAGAGAGTGATAAAGCCCATAACAGAGGCATACCGGCCACGCCCAG GGATGGTTCTGCGGTGGAGATTGTGGGACTCAGTAAATCTGCGGTGCGCTGGTTGGCAGAACTCCACAGGAACGGTCTTTTCCCATATTGTTCAGTCACCATTGACAGAGCTG GTCAACTTGTATGTGTGCCTTACGAAGATTGGAACAGAAAAATACAGGAGAATTTCGAGAAGCTGTTCtttgtgtcacatgacccaaaCGATCCCAGTGAGAAGCACCCTGATTTGGTCCATAAAAGAGTCATTTATAAGGACAGCCTGGGGGCTTCCAGCCCATGGTGTGATTACCAGCTCAGGCCTAATTTTACGATCGCTATGGTGGTG GCTCCTGAGCTGTTTTCAGTGGATAGGGCTTGGAAGGCGTTAGAGATGGCAGAGCAGAAACTCTTGGGTCCCTTGGGAATGAAGACCCTTGACCCAGA TGACATGGTATACTGCGGTATCTATGACAATGCCCTGGATAACTGCAATTACAATGTGGCTAAAGGCTTCAACTACCATCAAGGGCCT GAATGGCTTTGGCCGGTGGGCTTCTTCCTCCGTGCCAAACTCTGCTTTTCTAAGAGACTTGGTGAGGACGTCTATGGTCAGACTGTGCGTTTGGCAAAGAACGTTCTTTCCCAGCACTATCTCCATTTAGAAAG GTCTCCATGGAAGGGTCTACCAGAACTGACCAATAAGAATGGGCAGTACTGCCCCTTTAGTTGTGAAACCCAGGCTTGGTCAGTTGCCACTGTTCTGGAAGTTCTTTATGATTTGTGA